The Bacteroidales bacterium genomic sequence AACACCTTGCCTATTCATATTTTACAATTAACTCATCTTCAAATTCAAATTTTCCTAATGTGTATTTTAATTTGTCGAATTTCTCATTTGATTATATTTTATATGCAAATATACGCATAAAATCATAAAATGTTTCATAACATTGATACATATCAATTTTAATCGCAATTATCAATTTGTATTTTTAAATAATTTAAAATTTTATTAATATTTTTTAAATTAAACTCATAAATATTTTGTATATTGCTTTATCTTTTAAAAAAAATAGGACATAGCTGAAAATCCTTTAAAAGAGTAAGCAAAACTTTAAATTTATTTTATGAAAAAAGAAATACTTAAATTCAGTTTAGTTTTTATTGTACTGATGTTTTTTATTAACAGCATTGTAATTTCGCAATGCACCTATACTGATACCTATAGTTTTACCGGAGATGTACAAACTTGGACAGTTCCTTACGGTGTAACTGAAATAACTGTTGATATGTACGGAGCCGGAGGAGGATATTCTGCAATAGGTTCGACAGTAATGAGAATTCAAATACCGGGTGAAGGAGGAAGACTTGAAGCTGTTTTAGCAGTTACTCCCGGTCAGATTTTAAATATTTATATAGGTGGCAGAGGAGAAGATGCAGGAACTTATTCTAACACGATCGGAGGTTGGAACGGAGGCGGAAATGCTTATAATGGTGCAGGACTATATTTTGGTGGTGCAGGAGGCGGTGCGTCAGATATTAGAGTTGACGGTACAGCATTAGAAGACAGAGTATTGGTTGCCGGCGGAGGTGCCGGTGCTGCTTATGATTGTGAGACAGGAGATGACGGCGGAAACGGAGGAGATTTAATTGGCGAAGACGGCTTGGCCTGTGGTAGTGTAAATGGATGGAATGGCTATGGCGGTACTCAAGTTGCCGGTGGTGCCGGAGGTGTTATGGGCGGTTACGACAGTGGAGAACCCGGAACTCTCGGAGTAGGTGGTGAAGGAGGAAATGATAATTCCGGCGGCGGCGGCGGCGGCGGTTACTACGGTGGCGGCGGCGGTTGTTGGTCCGGTGGCGGCGGCGGTAGCAGCTATACAAGCACAGCAGTTATAAGTTATACACATACACAAGGAGGAAATCCGGATGACGGTATAATAATTATTACTTATTTAGGTGATAATGAAGATCCGACAATTACTTGTACAGGAGATCAAGAAGTTGATGCAGACGTAACAGGATATTATACTGTTGCAGGAACAGAATTTGATCCGACTGAATATAATGATATATGCTCTGATGCTACAATAGAAAACGATTATAATAATTCTGCAACATTAGCCGGTGAAGATATACCTGCCGGAACATATACTATTACATGGACTGTTACTGATACTTACAGTAATACAGCAGATTGCAGTTTTGAACTTATTGTAAACGAATATGTCGGTATAAACAGAGGATATTCAGGTATTTCAATTTATCCGAATCCTTCTTCAGGTGTATTTAACATTACAAATGCTGATGGATATAAATTAACTGTTACTGATATTACAGGTAAAATAGTTGAACAATTTTCAATTGACAGTAAACAATATTTAATTAATATTAATGAGCAAGCAAACGGGATTTATTTTATAAAATTCCAAAATAGTGAAATTGTAAAAACAGTGAAAATAATTAAAGAATAGATTTTAATAATAAAGTATAATTTTAAAAGCCAAGTAAATTTACTTGGCTTTTTTTATAATAAAATCATTACACAACTCAAACATCAAACCAAGCATTAAAATCTTCCGGCTTGAGACGAGGAACGTCTTTATGAAAGAACTCTCCTACTCCCTTATCAAAAACATAATCTTTTTCCCAATCTTTGATATTTTCAATAACTTGCTTAATTGCATCCAAAATAAAATCTAATTCTTTATCTGTCATTGTGGGATGCACAGAGAGCCTGACCCAGCCGAGTTTTTCAGTAAAATCGCCTGCGTCAATCATTTCAGAAATTCTGTAAGAATCAGGTTTTGTTACATGCAATAAATAATGTCCGTAGGTGCCGGCACAAGAACAACCGCCTCTTACTTGAATTCCGAAACGGTCATTCAGAAGTTTTACAATTAAATTATGATGAACGTCATCAACATAAAATGAGATAACACTCAATCGTTCCCTTTGCATATCAGCAAGAATATGTAATTCCGGGATTTTATCAAAAGCTTTATAAGCAATTTGTAAAAGTTGATGTTCTCTTTCAAGAATATTTTTAATTCCCATTTTTTCTTTTAAACGTATAGTCAGAGCTACTCTCATAGTTTGTAAAAAAGCCGGAGTTCCTCCGTCTTCTCTGTCTTCAATATTTTCCAAATAGGCATATTCATTCCACCTATTTGTCCATAACACAGTTCCTCCGCCCGGATTATCAGGTCTTTTACTTTTATACAGCTCCTTATTAAAAATTAATACACCTGAACTTCCCGGTCCGCCAAGTGCTTTATGAGGGGAAAAAAAGATTGCATCTAATTTTTGCTCCTCATTTTCAGGATGCATATTAACTTTTATATATGGTGCAGATGCGGCAAAATCAGCAAAAGCTATACCTCCGTTTCGATGCATAACTTCAGATAGTTTATGGTAAGGCGGAATTATTCCGGTTACATTTGAACCTGCACTGAATGAACCTATTTTTAACTTTCGATCTTTGTATTTTACAATTTCTTTTTCTAATTCAGAAATCATATCTGCTCCGAGTTCTTCCGGAAACAGAACAACAACATCAGCAACAGTCTCTAACCATGATGTATGATTTGAATGATGCTCAAGATAAGTTACAAATACAACAGGGATATCTTCTCTCGGTATATCTTTTTTAATATACTTTTCAGCTTGATCGGGAATATTCAGTCCTAATAACCTTAACAATTTATGAATGGCACCGGTCATTCCTGATCCTTCGGTAAGGATGCAATCATCTGTGCTTGCATTCACATGATCTTTAATAATCTGTTTAGCTTGTTTATAAAGCATAGTCATTGTAACACCGGTTTCTGATGCTTCAGAATGTGTATTCCCTACCATCGGGCCGAATTTGTTTTTCATTAAATCTTCAATCGGCCCGTATAATCTGCCGCTTGCGATCCAATCTGCATAGATCATTTTTTTTGTACCGTAGGGTGTTTCAAATTCGGTATCATTACCGATTATATTTTTTCTGAATTTTTCAAAATATTTCTCTAAATCCATATTCTATATTTTTTTGTTTTATTAAAATAATTGATAAAATTAATAAATTGTCTTTATCAGGAAAGATTCAAATAGAATTTTTTTGTTATTTCTTTATATTGATTTGTATATTTATTTGAATCACAGTCTCTTATACTGATATTTCCGGCTAATTGTTTCTTTTTTTCTTTAGAAAACTCAAGAATAAACCGATGTGCTTTTTTCCCGTTTTTCGGAAATATATTGATCTTATTAAAACGAAGGATTTTATATTGAAAGGAAAGTTGCATAAATTTTTCATAATTATCAACCGAGATTATTACACTGAAAATCCCCTTATCTGATAAGATATCGGCAACACCCTTGAAAAGTTCTTCCGGTATTAAAGAGTTATTGTGTCTTGCAGTATTTCTCTTATTATCAACTGATTTAAATGAATTTTCAAAAAAAGGAGGGTTGCAAATTATATGATCAAACTTTATATCAGTTGATTTATAATAATCTTGAAATGACTTATGAAATACTTCAATCTTATCTTGCTTATTATTAAATCTGATATTTTCCTTACATTGTTCAAAAGCATTCTCTTCAATATCCAATGCAATGATTTTTGCATTTGTTCTTTGTTCTGCCATAAAAGCTAACAGTCCGGTTCCGGTTCCTATATCCAATATATATTTCG encodes the following:
- a CDS encoding T9SS type A sorting domain-containing protein, whose protein sequence is MKKEILKFSLVFIVLMFFINSIVISQCTYTDTYSFTGDVQTWTVPYGVTEITVDMYGAGGGYSAIGSTVMRIQIPGEGGRLEAVLAVTPGQILNIYIGGRGEDAGTYSNTIGGWNGGGNAYNGAGLYFGGAGGGASDIRVDGTALEDRVLVAGGGAGAAYDCETGDDGGNGGDLIGEDGLACGSVNGWNGYGGTQVAGGAGGVMGGYDSGEPGTLGVGGEGGNDNSGGGGGGGYYGGGGGCWSGGGGGSSYTSTAVISYTHTQGGNPDDGIIIITYLGDNEDPTITCTGDQEVDADVTGYYTVAGTEFDPTEYNDICSDATIENDYNNSATLAGEDIPAGTYTITWTVTDTYSNTADCSFELIVNEYVGINRGYSGISIYPNPSSGVFNITNADGYKLTVTDITGKIVEQFSIDSKQYLININEQANGIYFIKFQNSEIVKTVKIIKE
- a CDS encoding aminotransferase class V-fold PLP-dependent enzyme, with protein sequence MDLEKYFEKFRKNIIGNDTEFETPYGTKKMIYADWIASGRLYGPIEDLMKNKFGPMVGNTHSEASETGVTMTMLYKQAKQIIKDHVNASTDDCILTEGSGMTGAIHKLLRLLGLNIPDQAEKYIKKDIPREDIPVVFVTYLEHHSNHTSWLETVADVVVLFPEELGADMISELEKEIVKYKDRKLKIGSFSAGSNVTGIIPPYHKLSEVMHRNGGIAFADFAASAPYIKVNMHPENEEQKLDAIFFSPHKALGGPGSSGVLIFNKELYKSKRPDNPGGGTVLWTNRWNEYAYLENIEDREDGGTPAFLQTMRVALTIRLKEKMGIKNILEREHQLLQIAYKAFDKIPELHILADMQRERLSVISFYVDDVHHNLIVKLLNDRFGIQVRGGCSCAGTYGHYLLHVTKPDSYRISEMIDAGDFTEKLGWVRLSVHPTMTDKELDFILDAIKQVIENIKDWEKDYVFDKGVGEFFHKDVPRLKPEDFNAWFDV
- a CDS encoding methyltransferase; this translates as MSNNWFQFKRFKILQDKAAMKVGSDSVLLGSLISFNKPKYILDIGTGTGLLAFMAEQRTNAKIIALDIEENAFEQCKENIRFNNKQDKIEVFHKSFQDYYKSTDIKFDHIICNPPFFENSFKSVDNKRNTARHNNSLIPEELFKGVADILSDKGIFSVIISVDNYEKFMQLSFQYKILRFNKINIFPKNGKKAHRFILEFSKEKKKQLAGNISIRDCDSNKYTNQYKEITKKFYLNLS